One window of the Acaryochloris sp. CCMEE 5410 genome contains the following:
- a CDS encoding phycocyanobilin:ferredoxin oxidoreductase yields MSLRQQQHPLIREWANRIEAIWTHYLELSDYPLPPEFGHVEGRLEGEFLVIENICYQAPPFRKLHLELARVGTGLDILHCVMFPEPQYALPMFGTDLVGGRGGISAAIADLSPTANGKLSPSYHEHLQNLPDLKFSEPRQIPEWGTIFSEFCLFIRPQTSQEETQFLERVSAYLEWHCQQAITTQPVSESEIEQVMAGQQRYCQQQQQNDKTRRILEKAFGDKWADRYMTTVLFDCP; encoded by the coding sequence ATGTCTTTACGTCAGCAGCAGCACCCACTCATTCGAGAATGGGCCAATCGGATTGAAGCAATTTGGACCCATTATTTAGAACTATCAGACTATCCTCTTCCCCCAGAATTCGGGCATGTTGAAGGACGTCTCGAAGGCGAGTTCCTCGTCATAGAAAATATTTGTTACCAGGCTCCACCGTTTCGCAAACTTCATTTGGAGTTGGCTCGAGTAGGAACAGGCTTAGATATCTTGCACTGCGTCATGTTTCCTGAACCGCAGTACGCCTTACCCATGTTTGGTACCGATTTGGTCGGTGGACGAGGTGGCATTAGTGCTGCCATAGCCGATCTGTCCCCTACCGCTAATGGAAAGCTATCACCGTCATACCATGAGCATCTCCAGAATTTACCCGATTTGAAGTTTTCCGAGCCACGACAGATCCCCGAGTGGGGAACGATCTTTTCTGAGTTCTGTCTATTTATCCGACCCCAAACATCCCAGGAAGAAACTCAATTTTTAGAGCGAGTCTCGGCCTATTTAGAATGGCATTGCCAGCAAGCCATAACAACTCAGCCTGTGTCCGAATCAGAGATTGAACAAGTTATGGCTGGACAACAACGGTACTGCCAGCAACAACAACAGAATGACAAAACTCGACGAATCTTGGAGAAGGCATTTGGTGATAAATGGGCAGACCGTTATATGACAACTGTCCTGTTTGATTGCCCTTGA
- a CDS encoding DNA double-strand break repair nuclease NurA, with protein MPLKPSEILQALDQKQTEFQDFHQTTLKVLEKYRKALSKVAQQPDAEITKALTEHPNPGGRPLEALGDSPNWIIPSKLKWSSREQSLEWVRERLMGITTFAVDGSQVYPSKDISIPIGMVQVGWFENPHLPLGSYDKDVRLEVLSPEDLKPQDRSTPMDRLVNMHRFRMEIQRMIEFMEGHTNRSDCLVFLDGSLVATFAEKFDAECRKFYVQQLVELLQASENFRVPLVAYIDTSRARDLVQLLHCLKRLPEAPSLNDAALLGVNMDWGDRTPIFKCDRKGENSHQGILQDYGDQAESIAFTYLKTHEGPPARIEMPIWIYEAGLHSTVLDFVRGEVIIGGGYPYVIETADRVAVLQAEDRQIFFRLLQEWAEKEEINLQFSRKMISKVLRRGN; from the coding sequence ATGCCACTCAAGCCGTCTGAAATCCTACAAGCTTTAGACCAAAAACAGACTGAGTTCCAAGATTTTCACCAAACAACCCTCAAAGTATTAGAGAAATATCGTAAGGCATTAAGTAAGGTTGCCCAACAGCCTGATGCTGAAATCACGAAAGCATTGACTGAACACCCTAATCCAGGGGGGCGTCCATTGGAGGCTTTAGGGGATAGCCCAAACTGGATTATCCCTTCTAAGCTTAAGTGGTCAAGTCGAGAGCAAAGCCTGGAATGGGTGCGGGAACGATTGATGGGGATTACGACCTTTGCGGTGGATGGTTCTCAAGTCTATCCCAGCAAAGACATATCCATTCCGATTGGCATGGTGCAAGTGGGCTGGTTTGAGAATCCCCATTTACCCTTGGGTAGCTATGACAAGGATGTGCGCTTAGAGGTTTTGTCTCCTGAAGATCTAAAGCCACAAGATCGGAGTACGCCGATGGATCGGCTGGTTAACATGCATCGATTTCGCATGGAAATCCAGCGTATGATCGAATTTATGGAGGGCCATACTAATCGTTCAGATTGCTTGGTATTTCTGGATGGCTCTCTAGTAGCCACGTTTGCGGAAAAATTTGATGCTGAATGTCGGAAATTCTACGTTCAGCAATTAGTGGAACTGTTGCAAGCCAGTGAAAACTTCCGAGTGCCTTTAGTGGCCTATATTGATACGTCTCGGGCACGAGATTTAGTCCAGTTACTCCATTGCTTGAAGAGATTACCGGAAGCGCCATCTCTTAATGATGCGGCCTTGTTGGGAGTGAATATGGATTGGGGTGATCGCACGCCGATATTTAAATGCGATCGCAAAGGTGAAAACAGCCATCAAGGTATTCTCCAAGACTACGGAGACCAAGCAGAATCCATCGCCTTTACCTACCTCAAAACCCATGAAGGCCCACCTGCGCGCATTGAAATGCCCATCTGGATTTATGAGGCCGGATTACATTCGACGGTCTTAGATTTTGTCCGAGGGGAGGTGATCATCGGCGGAGGATATCCCTACGTGATTGAAACAGCCGATCGCGTGGCTGTTCTCCAAGCGGAGGATCGCCAAATCTTCTTTCGTCTGCTACAAGAATGGGCTGAGAAAGAGGAGATTAACCTGCAGTTTTCTCGGAAAATGATTAGTAAAGTTCTGCGTCGAGGGAATTAG
- a CDS encoding DUF1830 domain-containing protein, with product MTKTLESQPTQLTFCSYYNPSPRVQVVRITNIKNWYFERVVFPQQTLVFDAPRTAHLEIHSSEIATAIQVDCIPCRRLAVKTA from the coding sequence ATGACTAAAACGCTTGAGTCTCAGCCAACACAATTAACTTTCTGTAGCTACTACAATCCGTCACCTAGGGTTCAAGTCGTTCGGATCACTAATATCAAGAACTGGTATTTTGAGCGGGTGGTCTTTCCCCAACAGACTTTGGTATTCGATGCGCCACGAACGGCCCATCTTGAGATCCATAGCAGCGAAATTGCTACGGCCATTCAAGTAGACTGTATTCCCTGTCGGCGGTTAGCTGTCAAAACCGCCTAG
- a CDS encoding DAHL domain-containing protein, with translation MKQRKFFKYLGASTLLLLFTGSVYKSTSVDPEVHQRYHALITQQLVKDAALNQGVLKSRYALLTSYDPLVQAISEQGAIQKQLEQVPGFIGNPSTLNQQLKTNNKLFHQKEEWVESFKSTNAVVKNSLNYLPELVREVRQGDRSQGLTKNSTARLQDMLDNVLLYSLSANEALVPQINQQMTQLEAMSQTEANKEGLLLAIAHTRIILEYKPRVDQLTQTILQQPTSEAINQLEALYTKQHQSASQTANIFRLISFGCLLIILGGTAYLVIRRQWALIQEQQQSQQRISGILSSITDAFITLNPEWQVVYINEKAAELFGQGPQDGIHQNFWQTYPQELGLDHQDNYQTALQDQISQSFEAFYANRQIWLEVRIFPSVDGLSLFLQDITSRKLAEAHLVQMNEDLQTSQQLLRRVIDTIPQLLFWKDREGIYLDCNLQFATYVGLSQPEQVVGKKDTDLPWAPPELAAFQASEQRILTTGEIETALLKRHNPDTWLETIKVPLHQADGTIMGILGVYQDVTARQQADAKLRNVNAELQTAKDRADAASQVKSEFLANMSHELRTPMNAVIGMTGLLTHTSLDAQQQDFVDTIRSSGDALLCLINDILDFSKIEAGKLEVEEQPFNLKSCIEEALKLVAPRAFKKGLEIAYLADPDLPCGIVGDVTRLRQVLVNLLTNGVKFTDNGEVIVYVKDVTAEMQDREGLGSEGQSPRRLFQFAVKDTGIGIPEDRLNRLFQSFSQVDSSTTRKYGGTGLGLAISKRLCELMGGKIWVDSEIGIGSTFSFTIAAPIVDTFDCAPIHDLAPLKGQRLLIVDDNLTNRKILTIFADIWGMHSQSAPSGPAALELLRGRSSFDLAVVDMQMPEMDGLTLARRIHGLQKYKDLPLVMLSSLGVEAISTPMDKSLFYAILNKPIQEAQLSAILVRAVTRQSENTQNSELDRPQPSTNSKTLHLLLAEDVVVNQKVALLILKQLGYEADVANNGKEVLEALHRQPYDVVLMDLQMPEMDGLTASRAIQETWSPEARPYIIALTANAMQGDREKCLEAGMQDYVSKPIRSEELKAALERYLLSQSPVLS, from the coding sequence ATGAAACAGAGAAAGTTTTTCAAATACTTGGGGGCATCTACCCTTCTCTTGCTTTTCACTGGATCAGTTTACAAAAGCACATCCGTCGATCCCGAAGTTCATCAGCGTTATCATGCCTTAATTACTCAACAGTTAGTTAAAGACGCTGCATTAAATCAAGGTGTTCTCAAATCCCGTTATGCCTTGCTCACTTCCTATGATCCACTTGTGCAGGCTATTTCTGAGCAAGGGGCCATACAAAAACAGTTAGAGCAGGTTCCTGGCTTTATTGGTAACCCGTCAACCCTCAATCAACAATTGAAAACTAACAATAAACTTTTTCACCAGAAAGAAGAATGGGTTGAATCGTTTAAATCCACTAATGCGGTGGTCAAAAATTCCTTAAACTACTTACCTGAACTCGTTAGAGAAGTCCGTCAAGGCGATCGGTCCCAGGGGTTAACGAAAAATAGTACAGCAAGACTCCAAGATATGTTGGATAACGTACTGCTGTATAGTCTGTCTGCCAACGAAGCGCTGGTGCCACAAATCAACCAGCAAATGACCCAGCTAGAAGCAATGAGCCAAACTGAAGCTAATAAAGAGGGTCTGTTATTAGCCATTGCCCATACCCGAATTATTCTGGAGTACAAACCGAGGGTTGATCAGCTAACCCAAACAATCCTTCAACAACCCACTTCAGAAGCCATTAACCAACTAGAAGCTCTCTATACAAAACAGCATCAGAGTGCCAGTCAGACAGCGAATATCTTTCGATTGATTAGTTTTGGCTGTCTACTGATAATTTTGGGAGGCACTGCCTATCTCGTCATTCGACGCCAATGGGCGCTTATCCAAGAGCAGCAGCAATCCCAACAACGCATATCAGGCATTTTGAGCAGCATCACGGATGCGTTTATTACCCTGAATCCAGAGTGGCAAGTCGTCTATATCAATGAGAAGGCCGCTGAACTCTTTGGACAAGGCCCACAAGATGGCATCCACCAAAATTTCTGGCAAACTTACCCCCAGGAGCTAGGACTTGATCATCAGGACAACTATCAGACTGCCCTACAAGACCAGATCAGCCAGTCCTTTGAAGCCTTTTACGCCAATCGCCAGATTTGGTTGGAAGTCCGCATTTTCCCCAGTGTGGATGGGCTGTCCCTATTTTTACAGGATATTACTTCTCGCAAACTAGCTGAAGCCCATCTTGTGCAGATGAATGAAGATCTACAAACTTCCCAGCAGTTATTAAGACGGGTGATTGATACGATTCCACAACTTCTATTCTGGAAGGATCGTGAGGGGATTTATCTGGATTGCAACCTGCAATTTGCAACCTATGTTGGCTTAAGCCAACCTGAACAAGTCGTCGGTAAAAAGGATACTGATCTCCCATGGGCTCCACCAGAATTAGCAGCATTCCAGGCCAGCGAGCAGCGAATTCTCACGACTGGAGAGATTGAAACTGCATTATTAAAGCGCCATAACCCGGATACTTGGCTGGAAACGATTAAAGTTCCCCTTCATCAGGCGGATGGAACGATTATGGGCATCCTTGGGGTTTATCAGGACGTAACGGCACGCCAACAGGCTGATGCAAAACTGCGTAACGTCAATGCAGAATTACAAACAGCTAAAGACCGTGCCGATGCAGCCAGTCAGGTGAAAAGCGAATTCCTCGCCAATATGAGCCATGAACTGAGAACTCCAATGAATGCGGTGATCGGAATGACTGGGTTACTGACCCATACCTCCCTCGATGCTCAACAACAGGATTTTGTTGATACCATCCGCAGTAGTGGGGATGCACTTCTATGTCTGATTAACGATATTCTGGATTTCTCTAAAATCGAAGCTGGAAAACTCGAAGTTGAAGAACAACCGTTTAACCTCAAATCCTGTATTGAAGAAGCCTTGAAATTAGTCGCCCCAAGAGCCTTCAAAAAAGGCTTAGAAATTGCTTATCTGGCTGATCCAGATTTACCCTGCGGCATCGTAGGAGACGTCACCCGTCTACGCCAGGTACTCGTTAATTTACTTACGAATGGGGTGAAGTTTACGGACAATGGTGAAGTCATCGTCTATGTCAAAGACGTAACTGCAGAGATGCAGGATAGGGAGGGGCTTGGTAGCGAGGGCCAGTCTCCGCGCCGATTATTCCAATTTGCGGTGAAAGATACAGGGATTGGTATTCCCGAAGATCGCTTGAATCGATTGTTTCAATCCTTTAGCCAAGTCGATTCCTCCACGACCCGCAAATATGGCGGTACGGGGTTGGGCTTAGCTATTAGTAAGCGGCTGTGTGAATTGATGGGTGGAAAGATCTGGGTGGATAGTGAAATTGGAATAGGTTCCACCTTCTCATTTACGATTGCAGCTCCCATAGTTGACACTTTCGATTGTGCCCCGATTCATGATTTGGCACCGTTGAAAGGCCAACGACTCCTGATCGTTGACGACAATCTGACGAATCGAAAAATTCTAACCATATTTGCAGATATTTGGGGAATGCATTCCCAATCAGCCCCCAGTGGACCGGCAGCCCTTGAACTTCTGCGAGGAAGATCTAGCTTTGATCTAGCCGTGGTCGATATGCAAATGCCAGAGATGGATGGCTTAACCTTAGCCAGAAGGATCCATGGCCTACAAAAATATAAAGACTTGCCACTCGTAATGCTCAGTTCTCTGGGTGTTGAGGCTATTTCAACTCCGATGGATAAAAGTCTTTTTTATGCCATCTTAAATAAACCCATTCAAGAAGCACAGCTAAGTGCCATATTAGTCCGAGCAGTAACCAGACAGTCCGAAAATACACAAAATTCTGAGCTTGATCGCCCCCAACCCAGTACTAACTCAAAGACGTTGCACCTTTTGTTAGCTGAAGATGTAGTGGTTAACCAAAAAGTTGCATTGCTTATTCTGAAACAGTTGGGATATGAGGCAGATGTGGCCAACAACGGCAAGGAAGTTTTAGAAGCTCTACATCGCCAACCCTACGATGTGGTGCTAATGGATTTACAAATGCCTGAAATGGATGGCCTGACAGCATCCCGAGCTATTCAAGAAACTTGGTCCCCTGAAGCTCGGCCTTACATCATTGCTTTGACCGCTAATGCCATGCAGGGGGATCGAGAGAAGTGCCTTGAGGCTGGCATGCAAGATTATGTGAGTAAGCCCATTCGGAGTGAAGAACTGAAAGCAGCTTTAGAACGTTATTTACTGTCTCAATCACCAGTGCTGAGTTAG